The Polyangiaceae bacterium genome includes a region encoding these proteins:
- a CDS encoding tetratricopeptide repeat protein codes for MDAVWQRALEGQPSAVIGAMPIEPAHAPPFLVVRIDCKAHPAPLGALSELRERAEQLAESSSSPMLDQAAHRVWTGLRRRLLGDVPERDPSALIVDALNRLRAEDTRALSVVFERAESMDSASLRALGHVLERPGVLQTGVVFHFRRRPAEAAAQELLSMLERTYGAEAVVVGAEIPESARRAPAQVELPADVRRVLRAAALIGPSFETSLVAALIGQSELDVLYALQSAKDLGVPLTDEGGGRMQMPEAVAEAERHELLPSLSSAWHKRLARLLAERVRPKRVEGPPSRSEEPRSIPPAATLPPPSMPRPSAPPPTIGGGAPKRAQPGRAARHAEAAGDVDLAVEQYVAAAHRSAEGGAHQEAAALAKRALELLGKTSVSSKRRLLRIMALLALARVKWRARVEGEPSGLSDALELLGECSARLLPTDPVELRAEVAALSAAVHYDMGDARSLEKALSELGEASHALLEAGKPLDAARLLNDEAAVWVRAGDPVRAHHLLKKSREIFAERARDDLTARFEMAETDHLLGRLVLHAPPRPGHERDALEVGIEHAARAESVFRELDRQLELGRLWETLGRLEMAAGRPREAIDHLLAAAEIQQRIRDVIGLARTSAALADIARESGDHERAIGLLGGSIDLNLDKGSPLGLAFNRRALETLFRQLSSSERRDLHDGLSVAARRLEAAEAALGRVELPEEALGMRHSQRPRGQS; via the coding sequence ATGGACGCCGTCTGGCAGCGCGCGCTCGAAGGACAGCCCAGCGCCGTGATCGGCGCGATGCCAATCGAGCCCGCGCACGCCCCGCCGTTCCTGGTCGTCCGTATCGACTGCAAGGCGCACCCAGCGCCCCTGGGGGCGCTGTCGGAGCTCCGAGAGCGCGCGGAGCAGCTGGCCGAGTCGAGCTCGTCGCCGATGCTCGACCAGGCCGCGCATCGGGTCTGGACCGGCCTGCGCCGGCGCCTGCTCGGCGACGTCCCGGAGCGCGATCCGAGCGCGCTGATCGTCGATGCGCTGAATCGCCTGCGGGCCGAGGACACCCGGGCACTATCGGTGGTCTTCGAGCGGGCAGAGTCGATGGACTCGGCGTCGCTCCGCGCGCTGGGGCACGTGCTGGAGCGCCCGGGTGTGCTGCAGACGGGCGTCGTGTTCCATTTCCGGCGGCGCCCGGCGGAGGCGGCCGCCCAAGAGCTGCTGTCGATGTTGGAGCGGACCTACGGGGCCGAAGCCGTGGTGGTCGGGGCCGAGATCCCCGAGTCCGCGCGGCGCGCGCCGGCGCAGGTGGAGCTGCCGGCCGACGTGCGTCGAGTGCTGCGCGCGGCGGCGTTGATCGGGCCGAGCTTCGAGACCTCGCTGGTCGCCGCGCTGATTGGGCAGTCCGAGCTCGACGTGCTGTACGCGCTGCAGAGCGCCAAGGATCTCGGCGTCCCGCTCACGGACGAAGGCGGCGGACGCATGCAGATGCCGGAAGCGGTGGCCGAGGCCGAGCGCCACGAGCTCTTGCCGTCGCTCTCCAGCGCCTGGCACAAGCGTTTGGCGCGTCTCTTGGCGGAGCGGGTCCGGCCGAAGCGCGTGGAGGGGCCGCCGTCGCGTAGCGAGGAGCCGCGCTCGATCCCGCCTGCTGCGACGCTGCCGCCTCCTTCCATGCCGCGGCCGTCCGCGCCACCCCCGACCATCGGCGGCGGCGCCCCCAAGCGCGCGCAGCCGGGCCGCGCGGCGCGCCACGCCGAAGCCGCCGGGGACGTCGACCTCGCGGTGGAGCAGTACGTGGCTGCCGCGCACCGCAGCGCCGAGGGCGGCGCACACCAAGAGGCCGCCGCGCTCGCGAAGCGGGCGCTCGAGCTGCTGGGAAAGACCAGCGTCAGCTCGAAGCGGCGGCTGCTCCGGATCATGGCGCTGCTCGCGCTCGCCCGCGTCAAGTGGCGCGCGCGGGTCGAGGGCGAGCCGAGCGGCCTGTCGGATGCACTGGAGCTGCTCGGGGAGTGTTCCGCCCGCCTCCTACCGACCGATCCGGTCGAGCTCCGAGCGGAGGTCGCAGCGCTCTCGGCCGCCGTTCACTACGACATGGGCGACGCGCGTTCGCTGGAGAAGGCTCTGTCGGAGCTGGGTGAGGCCAGCCACGCCTTGCTCGAGGCGGGCAAGCCGCTCGACGCCGCGCGCCTCCTGAACGACGAGGCCGCGGTATGGGTCCGGGCTGGCGATCCCGTGCGCGCTCACCACCTGCTGAAGAAGTCTCGGGAGATCTTCGCCGAACGCGCGCGTGACGATCTGACCGCGCGCTTCGAGATGGCGGAGACGGATCACCTGCTCGGCCGGTTGGTCCTGCACGCGCCGCCGCGACCCGGGCACGAGCGCGACGCGCTCGAGGTCGGTATCGAGCACGCCGCCCGCGCGGAGTCCGTGTTCCGCGAGCTGGACAGGCAGCTCGAGCTGGGCCGGCTATGGGAGACGTTGGGCCGGTTGGAGATGGCCGCCGGACGCCCGCGCGAGGCCATCGATCACCTGCTCGCCGCGGCGGAAATCCAGCAGCGCATTCGCGACGTGATCGGCCTGGCCCGCACCAGCGCGGCGCTGGCGGACATCGCTCGGGAGAGCGGCGATCACGAGCGAGCGATCGGGCTTCTCGGCGGGTCCATCGACTTGAACCTGGACAAGGGCTCGCCCCTCGGTTTGGCCTTCAATCGCCGCGCGCTCGAGACGCTGTTTCGACAGCTCTCGAGCTCGGAGCGGCGCGACCTCCACGACGGCCTCTCCGTCGCGGCACGACGCCTGGAAGCTGCCGAGGCCGCGCTGGGGCGCGTCGAGCTGCCGGAGGAAGCGCTCGGCATGCGTCACAGCCAGCGGCCCCGCGGTCAATCGTGA
- a CDS encoding pseudouridylate synthase: MIPILYRDASLLVVDKPAGLLTHRSELAPDSDVAMTRARDTIGAKVWPLHRLDRGTSGALAFGLSEQAARAWQLDLESGAVRKVYLALVRGVAPEELVLDYPVPRAEGGERVPALTRFRRLWAGDHCSLVEARPVTGRFHQIRRHLSHIRHPIAGDANYGTGWFNRKIRGETPLGRLGLHALSLEVRRPAGALTVSAPLPDDLRGALACLGAPAELFDALTCPA; this comes from the coding sequence GTGATCCCGATCTTGTATCGCGACGCCTCGCTCTTGGTCGTCGACAAGCCAGCGGGCCTGCTCACCCACAGGAGCGAGCTCGCGCCGGACTCGGACGTGGCGATGACGCGGGCGCGCGACACCATCGGCGCCAAGGTCTGGCCGCTGCACCGCCTAGACCGCGGCACCAGCGGCGCGCTGGCCTTCGGCCTGTCGGAGCAAGCGGCGCGCGCGTGGCAGCTCGATCTGGAGAGCGGCGCGGTGCGAAAGGTGTACCTCGCGCTGGTACGTGGCGTCGCTCCCGAAGAGCTGGTGCTGGACTACCCGGTGCCACGCGCCGAAGGCGGCGAGCGCGTTCCCGCGCTGACGCGCTTCCGGCGGCTCTGGGCGGGGGACCACTGCTCGCTCGTCGAGGCGCGGCCGGTGACCGGACGCTTCCACCAGATCCGGCGCCATCTCTCCCACATCAGGCACCCCATCGCAGGGGACGCGAACTACGGCACCGGCTGGTTCAATCGGAAGATCCGCGGCGAGACCCCGCTCGGCCGCCTGGGGCTCCACGCGCTGTCGCTCGAGGTCAGGCGCCCGGCGGGCGCGCTCACGGTGAGCGCTCCGCTGCCCGACGATCTGCGCGGCGCGCTGGCGTGCCTTGGAGCCCCCGCCGAGCTCTTCGATGCTCTAACATGCCCTGCATGA
- a CDS encoding SUMF1/EgtB/PvdO family nonheme iron enzyme, whose protein sequence is MLALVRTLLPWSAPVSLLGLALASAELGAAPPKAPAPQAPPEPAPSPGSTGVLSRALEAPAPLGPESCPSGMLLVEGSYCPKVEQKCLRYLDAKEGRFGGFRCAEYAPSRCLSAERRSMRFCIDRDEHVANGESLPQNHASLRIAEKTCASEGKRVCRESEWNFACEGEEMLPYPYGLSRDESACNADRRDLVDAEGKLRDHRAPPGSHPRCLSPFGVRDMSGNLEEMVARDGPGPTVPAMKGAYWQPSRNHCRAAQTKHDAWYHGPETGFRCCADAPSP, encoded by the coding sequence ATGCTGGCGCTCGTCCGGACCTTGCTGCCCTGGTCCGCGCCGGTCTCTCTCCTCGGCCTCGCCCTGGCCAGCGCCGAGCTCGGCGCGGCGCCGCCGAAGGCTCCCGCGCCACAGGCGCCCCCCGAGCCCGCACCTAGCCCGGGCTCGACCGGCGTGCTGAGCCGCGCGCTCGAGGCGCCCGCGCCCTTGGGGCCCGAGTCATGTCCGAGCGGGATGCTCCTGGTCGAAGGCAGCTACTGTCCCAAGGTAGAACAGAAGTGCCTTCGCTACCTCGACGCCAAGGAGGGGCGCTTCGGCGGCTTCCGTTGCGCGGAGTACGCGCCGAGCCGCTGCCTCTCGGCGGAGCGGCGGAGCATGCGCTTCTGCATCGATCGCGACGAGCACGTTGCCAACGGCGAGAGCTTGCCGCAGAACCACGCCAGCCTGCGCATCGCCGAGAAGACCTGTGCGAGCGAGGGCAAGCGCGTCTGCCGTGAGAGCGAGTGGAACTTCGCCTGCGAAGGGGAAGAGATGCTGCCCTACCCGTACGGTCTGTCTCGGGATGAGAGCGCCTGCAACGCCGACCGCAGGGATCTAGTGGATGCCGAGGGCAAGCTGCGCGACCATCGCGCGCCGCCAGGCTCACACCCGCGCTGCCTGAGCCCCTTCGGCGTGCGCGACATGAGCGGCAACCTGGAAGAGATGGTGGCCCGCGACGGCCCGGGGCCGACGGTGCCCGCGATGAAGGGCGCCTACTGGCAGCCGAGCAGGAATCACTGTCGCGCGGCGCAGACCAAGCACGACGCCTGGTATCACGGACCCGAGACCGGCTTCCGTTGCTGCGCCGACGCGCCGAGCCCCTGA
- a CDS encoding 6-phosphofructokinase, with protein sequence MAICVGGGPAPGINSVIGAATIRARLAGVPVLGIRDGFQWVMKGDIDHVMPLTVENVSRIHFRGGSIIGISRTNPTKDEKDLENTVISLLRMNVDRLITIGGDDTAYAALRLSQQAQGRIRVAHVPKTIDNDLDLPENIPTFGFQTARHVGVGIVKDLQVDAYTTSRWYFIVTMGRKAGHLALGIGKAAGATLTLIPEEFKAPELRIDHIVDTLAGAIIKRLSYGRSDGTAVIAEGLVEKLSAEDLKGITDVERDAHDHLRIAEISFGEILKARVQARLKEHGIKTTIVAKNIGYELRCTDPIPFDMEYTRDLGHCAAEYLLEGGTDALITIHHGVFKPLRLDKMIDPETQRMRVRMVDTTTEHYRIAHRYMLRLRRDDFRDAHELAKLAATAHMSLDDFRARFEYLVRDEPAPIQFLPGYSPPESTPIPPPVRPG encoded by the coding sequence ATGGCGATCTGCGTCGGCGGCGGCCCGGCGCCCGGCATCAACAGCGTGATCGGTGCGGCCACCATCCGGGCGCGCCTGGCGGGGGTCCCGGTGCTGGGGATCCGCGACGGCTTCCAGTGGGTCATGAAGGGCGACATCGACCATGTGATGCCGCTGACCGTGGAGAACGTCAGCCGCATCCACTTTCGGGGCGGCAGCATCATCGGCATCTCGCGCACCAACCCCACCAAGGACGAAAAGGACCTCGAGAACACGGTCATCTCGCTGCTTCGCATGAACGTCGACCGCCTGATCACCATCGGCGGCGACGACACCGCCTACGCGGCGCTGCGCCTGAGCCAGCAGGCCCAGGGCCGTATCCGCGTGGCCCACGTCCCCAAGACCATCGACAACGACCTGGACTTGCCGGAGAACATCCCGACCTTCGGCTTCCAGACCGCGCGTCACGTCGGCGTGGGCATCGTCAAGGACCTTCAGGTCGACGCCTACACCACCAGCCGCTGGTACTTCATCGTGACCATGGGGCGGAAGGCCGGGCACCTGGCGCTCGGCATCGGCAAGGCCGCGGGGGCGACGCTCACCTTGATCCCGGAGGAGTTCAAGGCACCCGAGCTGCGCATCGACCACATCGTGGACACGCTGGCCGGCGCCATCATCAAGCGCCTGTCGTACGGCCGCAGCGACGGCACGGCGGTGATCGCCGAGGGCCTCGTCGAAAAGCTCTCGGCGGAGGATCTGAAGGGCATCACCGACGTCGAGCGCGACGCCCACGATCACCTGCGCATCGCGGAGATCAGCTTCGGGGAGATCCTCAAGGCCAGGGTGCAAGCCCGGCTCAAGGAGCACGGCATCAAGACCACCATCGTCGCCAAGAACATCGGCTACGAGCTGCGCTGCACCGACCCCATCCCCTTCGACATGGAGTACACGCGTGATCTGGGGCACTGCGCGGCGGAGTACCTGCTCGAAGGCGGCACGGACGCCTTGATCACCATCCACCACGGCGTCTTCAAGCCGCTCCGGCTCGACAAGATGATCGACCCGGAGACCCAGCGCATGCGGGTGCGCATGGTGGACACCACCACCGAGCACTACCGCATCGCCCATCGCTACATGCTGCGCCTGAGGCGCGACGACTTCCGGGACGCCCACGAGCTCGCGAAGCTCGCGGCCACCGCCCACATGTCCCTCGACGACTTCCGGGCGCGCTTCGAGTACCTGGTGCGCGACGAACCGGCACCGATCCAGTTTCTGCCCGGCTACTCCCCGCCGGAGTCCACGCCCATCCCGCCGCCGGTGCGCCCGGGCTGA
- a CDS encoding DNA repair exonuclease yields MKIVHAADLHLDSPLTGLERYDGAPVHRIRGATRAAFVNLVSMALEEQASLVLLAGDVYDGDWKDYSTALFFRRELGRLASAGVRVVWLRGNHDAASQLQKHLDLPAAVRELSVKRPESVPFDDLGVVVHGQGFETRAVTANLVSAYPEPLTGLLNIGLLHTSVTGREGHEPYAPCTLADLVSKGYDYWALGHVHQREVLSEDPWVVFPGNLQGRHARETGPKGATLLEVGDGRIVSVEHRPLDVVRFDSCDIDATSASSVDEVLGRVRDALSRAVVEAEGRLLCARVVIGGASAAHAGLRRDPARLQAEVRALGSELGGDDLWIEKIRLSTRGPVELGDMAARDDAVGQVLRGIRRFRETAEARADLGRELLTLSAKLPSPLRSGPLALDWEVPGGIDALLADVEQLLLPRLTGEDDA; encoded by the coding sequence ATGAAGATCGTCCACGCCGCCGATCTGCACCTCGACAGCCCGCTCACCGGGCTCGAGCGCTACGACGGCGCCCCGGTGCACCGCATCCGCGGCGCCACCCGCGCGGCGTTCGTGAACTTGGTCAGCATGGCGCTGGAAGAGCAAGCGTCGCTCGTGCTTCTCGCGGGCGACGTCTACGACGGCGACTGGAAGGACTACTCGACGGCGCTGTTCTTCCGCCGGGAGCTCGGCCGCTTGGCCAGCGCCGGCGTGCGAGTGGTGTGGCTGCGCGGCAACCACGACGCCGCCAGTCAGCTGCAGAAGCACCTGGATCTCCCGGCTGCGGTGCGCGAGCTCTCCGTCAAGCGCCCGGAGAGCGTTCCTTTCGACGACCTCGGGGTGGTGGTGCACGGCCAGGGTTTCGAGACCCGGGCCGTGACGGCCAATCTGGTGAGCGCCTACCCAGAGCCTCTGACGGGACTGCTCAACATCGGGCTCCTGCACACCAGCGTCACCGGTCGGGAAGGCCACGAGCCCTACGCGCCGTGCACGCTCGCGGACCTGGTGAGCAAGGGCTACGACTACTGGGCCCTCGGCCACGTGCATCAGCGAGAGGTCCTGAGCGAGGACCCTTGGGTGGTGTTCCCCGGCAACCTCCAGGGGCGACACGCCCGCGAGACGGGGCCGAAGGGCGCGACGCTCTTGGAGGTCGGCGACGGGCGCATCGTGAGCGTCGAGCATCGCCCCCTCGACGTGGTGCGCTTCGACTCGTGCGACATCGACGCGACCAGCGCGTCGAGCGTGGACGAAGTCCTCGGCAGGGTGCGCGACGCGCTCTCGCGCGCGGTGGTCGAGGCCGAGGGTCGGTTGCTCTGCGCGCGCGTGGTGATCGGCGGCGCCAGCGCCGCCCACGCGGGGCTGCGGCGCGATCCGGCGCGTTTGCAGGCGGAGGTGCGGGCGCTCGGCAGCGAGCTCGGGGGCGACGACCTGTGGATCGAGAAGATCCGCCTCTCCACGCGGGGTCCGGTCGAGCTCGGGGACATGGCCGCCCGCGACGACGCCGTGGGGCAGGTGCTGCGAGGCATCCGACGCTTCCGCGAGACGGCCGAGGCTCGAGCGGACCTCGGCCGTGAGCTCCTGACCCTGAGCGCCAAGCTGCCCTCGCCCCTCAGGAGCGGACCGCTCGCGCTCGACTGGGAAGTCCCCGGCGGCATCGACGCGCTGCTCGCGGACGTCGAGCAGCTGCTGTTGCCACGTCTGACCGGCGAGGACGACGCATGA
- a CDS encoding AAA family ATPase, which yields MRLLELGLLRFGGFTDARLDLSAPGLQLIHGRNEAGKSTALRAITALFYGVPHSSPDTYLHDELLLSGRVRAADGSELSFLRRKGRKNTLLSPSGEPLEENAVARLLGGVSESVFKTELGLDHERLREGGEQLARGGGDVGQSLFDAGIGGGSVKRLLDELCAEADGLFNPRAHARKPLINVALREYAEAMKRVRTESTQPQAWTQQKQELEAARSELLELEQRRAELRRKLAAAQELVAVLPIIGKRDEAEKRLTPVARAPLLPEDAAERRLLALRELDSAEREARYNQAELEKIAAELAGLVVSDELLALDDASIDALQERLGEYRRDRTDLGRQRSKLAASRALVSRRLAALGRSLDSDARALIPRRAEVARVKALTVERARLETELGQARKREAEQRAVVAELEERRALAPRELADAGAPAELIDRVLPSQESVESFARRQQKLERARDKLADRRQALDSDAATTRAQLAEVALAGEVPTEAELGRVREARDAAFVPIGEALGSGARVDRAVVESFERLARRADDLADRLRREAKRVERFVSLEDRRARCAEALEALEAERASLDAEQQGLDSEWRALWVETGVLPRSPDEMRALVARWVRAREHRRELDVALASARAALAGETSAREDVERALGAWAERWADAVRHLGLGAEASPAEADEVQVAMGELTADLDTCDALEHRIRGMQQTCEGFERDVTTLALRFLPELSDKVAKEPDQVATRIIQQYRAHREAARKRADLEARRVRAVERTNELEARSEAAQSELSMLLGAAGVSDPALLPEAEAAATTRRQAEREIAELDRDLAELCGTASLDEVRERALGVSLHEARRGSVELEDALVELDAARDAARDRVLAAESGLARFDDRQSAADAQVEAEAILAKLRSAAERWARVRTAWLILHDEVERYRATHQAPLLARTNQLFPRLTLGNYSELRVDHDAEPPVLCAVAKDGSRVPIQSLSDGARDQLYLALRLASLEHYAGANEALPLCLDDVLINFDDERSRAALEVLAETASRIQVLLFTHHEHMVSAAVAALPASALTVHELRRGEPPRQRSQAELSG from the coding sequence ATGAGGCTGCTCGAGCTCGGTCTCTTGCGCTTCGGTGGCTTCACCGACGCTCGGCTCGATCTCTCCGCGCCGGGGTTGCAGCTGATCCACGGGCGGAACGAGGCCGGCAAGAGCACCGCGCTGCGCGCCATCACCGCGCTCTTCTATGGCGTCCCACACTCGTCGCCCGACACCTACCTGCACGACGAGCTGCTCTTGTCGGGGCGGGTGCGCGCCGCGGACGGCAGTGAGCTCTCGTTCTTGCGCAGGAAAGGCCGGAAGAACACGCTGCTCTCCCCGAGCGGCGAGCCCCTCGAGGAGAACGCGGTCGCGCGGCTGCTCGGCGGCGTGAGCGAGAGCGTGTTCAAGACCGAGCTCGGCCTCGACCACGAGCGCTTGCGCGAAGGAGGGGAGCAGCTGGCGCGAGGCGGCGGTGACGTGGGGCAGAGCCTGTTCGACGCCGGGATCGGCGGCGGCAGCGTCAAGCGCTTGTTGGACGAGCTGTGCGCGGAGGCCGATGGGCTCTTCAATCCGCGCGCTCACGCGAGGAAGCCCCTGATCAACGTGGCGCTCCGCGAGTACGCGGAAGCCATGAAGCGCGTGCGCACGGAGTCCACGCAGCCGCAGGCCTGGACGCAGCAGAAGCAGGAGCTCGAGGCTGCCCGGTCGGAGCTCCTGGAGCTCGAGCAGAGGCGCGCAGAGCTGAGGAGGAAGCTCGCCGCGGCCCAGGAGCTGGTGGCCGTCCTGCCCATCATCGGCAAGCGGGACGAGGCAGAGAAGCGCCTCACGCCGGTGGCGCGCGCGCCGCTCTTGCCGGAGGACGCAGCGGAACGCCGCCTGTTGGCGCTGCGGGAGCTGGATTCGGCGGAGCGGGAAGCCCGATACAATCAGGCCGAGCTCGAGAAGATCGCCGCCGAGCTGGCGGGCTTGGTCGTCTCCGACGAGCTGCTCGCGCTCGACGACGCGAGCATCGACGCCCTGCAGGAGAGACTGGGCGAGTACCGCCGCGATCGGACTGACCTGGGGCGGCAGCGGAGCAAGCTCGCGGCCTCCCGAGCCCTGGTGAGCCGCCGCCTGGCGGCCCTCGGGCGCTCGCTGGACTCCGACGCGCGGGCGCTGATCCCGCGGCGCGCGGAGGTGGCGCGCGTCAAGGCGCTCACGGTGGAGCGGGCCCGGCTCGAGACGGAGCTCGGGCAGGCGAGGAAGCGAGAGGCCGAGCAGCGCGCAGTCGTGGCAGAGCTCGAGGAGAGGCGAGCGCTGGCGCCGCGCGAGCTCGCCGACGCGGGTGCACCTGCCGAGCTGATCGATCGCGTGTTACCCAGCCAGGAGAGCGTGGAGTCGTTCGCGCGCCGCCAGCAGAAGCTCGAGCGCGCCCGAGACAAGCTCGCAGACCGGCGCCAAGCGCTCGACAGCGACGCCGCCACCACTCGCGCGCAGCTCGCCGAGGTGGCTCTGGCCGGCGAGGTGCCGACGGAAGCCGAGCTCGGCCGGGTGCGGGAGGCCCGCGACGCCGCCTTCGTGCCGATCGGCGAGGCGCTCGGGAGCGGGGCACGGGTCGATCGAGCGGTCGTCGAGAGCTTCGAGCGGCTCGCGCGCCGAGCCGACGACCTCGCGGATCGCTTGCGGCGCGAGGCCAAGCGCGTCGAGCGCTTCGTCAGCCTCGAAGACCGGCGCGCCAGGTGCGCGGAAGCGCTGGAGGCCCTGGAGGCCGAGCGCGCGTCGCTGGACGCCGAGCAGCAGGGCCTGGACTCCGAGTGGCGCGCGCTCTGGGTCGAGACGGGCGTGTTGCCGCGCTCGCCCGACGAGATGCGCGCGTTGGTGGCGCGCTGGGTGCGCGCGCGCGAGCACCGCCGCGAGCTGGACGTGGCGCTCGCCAGCGCGCGCGCCGCGCTCGCCGGCGAGACGAGCGCTCGTGAGGATGTGGAGCGGGCGCTGGGCGCCTGGGCTGAGCGCTGGGCGGACGCAGTTCGTCACCTGGGGCTCGGGGCCGAGGCGAGCCCCGCGGAAGCGGACGAGGTCCAGGTCGCGATGGGCGAGCTGACCGCCGACCTCGACACCTGCGACGCGCTGGAGCACCGCATCAGGGGCATGCAGCAGACCTGCGAAGGGTTCGAGCGCGACGTCACGACGCTGGCGCTGCGCTTCCTGCCCGAGCTCTCCGACAAGGTGGCGAAGGAGCCGGACCAGGTGGCCACGCGGATCATCCAGCAGTACCGCGCGCACCGCGAGGCCGCGCGGAAGAGGGCTGACCTGGAGGCGCGGCGCGTCCGTGCCGTCGAGCGGACGAACGAGCTCGAGGCCCGCTCCGAGGCAGCGCAGAGTGAGCTCTCGATGTTGCTCGGTGCCGCTGGTGTCAGCGACCCGGCTCTCCTGCCCGAAGCCGAGGCCGCGGCGACGACGCGTCGCCAGGCCGAGCGCGAGATAGCCGAGCTCGATCGGGACCTCGCCGAGCTCTGCGGCACGGCAAGCCTGGACGAGGTGCGGGAGCGGGCGCTCGGAGTGAGCTTGCACGAGGCTCGCAGAGGGTCGGTCGAGCTGGAGGACGCCCTGGTCGAGCTCGACGCGGCGCGCGATGCCGCTCGCGACCGCGTGCTCGCGGCGGAGAGCGGGCTCGCGCGCTTCGACGACCGGCAGAGCGCGGCGGACGCGCAGGTGGAGGCCGAGGCGATCTTGGCCAAGCTCCGCAGCGCGGCGGAGCGCTGGGCGCGGGTCAGGACGGCGTGGCTGATCCTGCACGACGAGGTGGAGCGCTACCGCGCGACTCATCAGGCGCCGCTGCTCGCGCGCACCAATCAGCTCTTCCCGCGGCTGACGCTGGGCAACTACTCGGAGCTCCGCGTGGATCACGATGCCGAGCCGCCGGTGCTCTGCGCCGTGGCGAAGGACGGCTCGCGGGTGCCGATCCAGAGCCTCAGCGACGGCGCGCGCGACCAGCTGTACCTGGCGCTCCGATTGGCGAGCCTCGAGCACTACGCGGGTGCCAACGAAGCCCTGCCGCTGTGCCTGGACGACGTGCTCATCAACTTCGACGACGAGCGTTCGCGAGCGGCGCTGGAGGTTCTGGCGGAGACCGCGTCCCGGATCCAGGTTCTCCTGTTCACCCACCACGAGCACATGGTCAGCGCAGCGGTGGCGGCGCTTCCGGCCTCGGCGCTCACCGTCCACGAGCTCCGGCGGGGCGAGCCGCCCCGGCAGCGCTCCCAGGCGGAGCTCTCGGGTTAG
- a CDS encoding pentapeptide repeat-containing protein has product MDARPSLVEGSGRIRMAKSTIPPDAAPRFDGADLTGARFEGANLEQARFKSSKLDGARFEGGSLSRVRVKNTTLIGLDVDDIDAKASRIANADLTSLSLTDANLSHAELRDIDGTKLRLTDAKLGEARLENVEGRRLELSDANLAGAHLTNVDLSSAVLDDAKLAGASLKNCDLGGVTITDASFARAILEDVDAAGCTLTDAKLAGARFIDVDLEGVTLENAKLTGARLHNVDLSNAKIDGATLAGLTINGFKIDELIAAARAAQGTGTQRMP; this is encoded by the coding sequence ATGGACGCCCGCCCGAGCCTCGTGGAAGGCTCCGGACGGATCCGCATGGCCAAGTCCACCATCCCTCCCGACGCCGCGCCGCGCTTCGACGGCGCCGATCTCACCGGCGCTCGCTTCGAGGGCGCAAACCTCGAGCAGGCGCGCTTCAAGTCCAGCAAGCTCGACGGCGCTCGCTTCGAGGGCGGCTCGCTCTCGCGGGTGCGCGTCAAGAACACCACGCTGATCGGCCTCGACGTCGACGACATCGACGCCAAGGCGAGCCGCATCGCGAACGCCGATTTGACCTCGCTCAGCCTCACCGACGCCAACCTGTCCCACGCGGAGCTCCGGGACATCGACGGCACGAAGCTCCGCCTGACCGACGCCAAGCTCGGCGAGGCGCGGCTCGAAAACGTGGAAGGACGGCGGCTCGAGCTCTCGGACGCGAACCTCGCCGGCGCGCACCTCACGAACGTGGACCTCTCCAGCGCCGTGCTCGACGACGCGAAGCTCGCCGGCGCCAGCCTGAAGAACTGCGACCTCGGCGGGGTCACCATCACGGACGCTTCGTTCGCACGGGCCATCCTCGAAGACGTGGACGCCGCCGGCTGCACGCTGACCGACGCCAAGCTCGCCGGCGCCCGCTTCATCGACGTCGATCTCGAGGGCGTGACCCTCGAGAACGCCAAGCTGACGGGCGCGCGCCTGCACAACGTCGATCTGTCGAACGCCAAGATCGATGGGGCCACCCTGGCTGGCCTGACCATCAACGGCTTCAAGATCGACGAGCTGATCGCCGCGGCCCGCGCGGCCCAAGGGACGGGCACGCAGCGGATGCCGTAG